atttgtttggggttttggactggTGGTTAGACAAAATCTGGGAATCTGGAAATTCTGGGAAAATGTGATGGGCGTTTTTACGGTGACTAAATGATTTATCAAAAGATAATCAACAGATCTATGGGTCTGTTCAGGTTGCATCTAGAGTTATATAGCACTAAAGAcgacaacacaaaacagacagaaacaagCATCATCTCCCGTTATCACAATAAGTTAAAATTAGTAATTTGTAGAAGCACATCTTTGTGTGAATCCAGTATTTATTTCACCTAAATGTCAGCCGAGCTGTCCAGGGAATACTAGAGGTTGCCTTTTGGCAGCAAAGGGTAAATGATATATTTTAAGCTCTCGATGATCACTTAATCCTCATACAGCTGTTGAACAAATCTCACAGTATACTTCCAGAGTACCGGTAGATGGGATAGCACATAATTACATGCTGGCTAAGTTGTGGAGATTCCTGTAGACCCAGCAGCCAAGCATACTGTGTATTAGTGAAATATGAGGACATACATATAATCCAGCTCAGGGGATGCTCTTTCCACGCAGAGCGCTCTGCATCCCTTGCATGGAGACAACACCAAGAGTGAGCTAACGGGCGCCAGTGGTTCATTCAGAGTACAGGAGCTAGGGGCCGGACTGGGGGAGGGGAGCTCTGagattaaacatgtttttatgtaaTGAGGGTTTCAAAAAGAGGCTGGGGTAATAAAGGGCAAAGTGGAGTGAGTACACAACAAGCAGGGACCACTAGGACAGAAGTTGGTTTAACATATTTCCTGCTGTCACAGGCAGTTATATTTAGAGAGgttatatgatttattttcctcttcACTTTGCTTGAATATTCCATCATCTGCCTCAGAATAAAGGAAACGTATATCAAACATTTTATCATGTCTCAAGTTCAGCATCTGATGGACAGTCTGGTGCAATAGATGTGTAACCAAGACAATATCAACtgttttttagggatgcaccgatcccactttttcagtcccaatagcgatagcaatacctgggaTTTGGATTTCAGCCGATGCCGAGTACCAATCTGATagcagtgtttaattaataagctgtatgcgtcactgtgtggaagtgactgggatcattcttttatgtataaggcaacatcaggctggacttaaacgttgctttcctaactttgtaaaacaaaatgtaacaaataaatacatagatatttatttattgaattgttatttattattaaaatgataaattgtaGGGTGGCTCAGTGGCTCACCGGGTAGAGCGCATACCATTAAGGCTCAGTCCTTATTTGGGTCTGGCCCGGGGCCCTTTGCTGcttgtcatcccctctctcccctacctttcctgtctgtctctcactatctaaataaagcagaaatgccaaaaaaataatcttaaaataataataatcataaatcatacacctgcaacttggtaaaaaatcttatTAACAGGAAATTAACAGGAGTTACAGTTCAAgtttaaacctttttaatgcagcaacaaattggcaaaaacttaaacaggaattaaaattccagtataaatTGTATAACGGTATCAGTGCATTCCCACCTTTTTTATACCacatgtttcatttcatttgcgtcgaaaggagccagttgaggtggttcgggcatctagcacggatgcctcccttgggaggtgttccaggcacgaccagctgggaggagaccacggggaagacccaggactaggtggagagattatatctctactctggcctgggaacgcctcgggatcccccagtcagagctggttaatgtggcccgggaaagggaagtttggggtcccctgctggagctgttgcccccgcgacccgatcccggataagcggttgaagatggatgtttcatttcatcatttAGTCTGTAAAGTCAGAAAACAGTGATACATGCATTTCACAATATAACATAGTAAATAGATGACCAAAGATATTCAACTTACAATCATAGAAAacaacaaatcctcacatttaagaaactgaaCCAGTGAAGGTTTGCATGAAAATGACTTAAACGATTGCACTCTTAACATATTGTATACCCCATAGAAACCACATAGAAACCACTCTACCTGATTCCTTTAAAACTCCACCCAAAGATCAACTGCATTTAAATCACATATTCAAATTGACTCCTTGTTTTCATTCTCTTGAAAATGAATGAAGTTGTCACACAGCAGTAAAATATTGAATGTAATCATGAATATTGTGAATCGCTACCTCCCTAATCCTTTGGCAGTGTTGACCTTTGTGGGTTTTAGTTTTATTCAGGTCTTATGACATTATCATATGAAATGGTTGTAGTATTATGTAATAATAGCAGCATTTCTCAAAAATCCTTAAAaggaacaaaacaagcaatcactTATATTAAAGTAAATTCTATTGATTGATTCATCCTATTGGAAAAAGACTATAACAGTCATACAGATGTTTCAAAtatactaggactgtcaatcaattaaaatatttaattgtccACAgtaaatcacgattaatcacaaattaattgcacgttTTTTTATCTACtatttagtatttaatactcttatcaacatgggagtgcgtaaatatgcttgttttatgcaaatgtatgtatatatttattattggaaatcaattaacaacacaaaacaatgacagacattgtccagaaaccctcacaggtactgtatttagtttaaaaaatatgctcaaattataacatggcaaactgcagcccaacaggcaacaacagctgtcagtgtgtcagtgtgctgacttgactatgacttgccccaaactgcatgtgattatcatatagtgggcatgtctgtaaaggggagactcgtgggtacccatagaacccattttcattcacatatctcgaggtcagaggtcaagggaccactttgaaggAGAGCATCACGATTTCTCTTTGAAGGCAATGAAACATGCTCCTGGCGATCTAGAAGACGGCAACTTCTTGACCTTCCAATGTCACAGCAGGCTTTGATAACTTTACTTGTAAACTCCTCAGGGTCTGTACTTTGAAGCTGTTTGAAGTTCTCTTTGAAGGCTCTTTGTCTTTCTTCaggtttacatactgtaattctTCATACAGTTAACACAAATGTTGGGACATGTTGGGATATTTTACAGCGACTCAGCACACAGACGCGTGTTCTTTGGCTTTAACTAATCGCTCTACTCTTTTAGTGTCTTTATAGACTCGTATTTATCAGACAGAGGATCCTTTGATGTTGTCTACTCACCACTGAAAGTATGAAACCATGTGTGCCTCAAATTGTGTTCAGAAGATGGCAGACAAGTCCGTGGATCGTGGTCCGTGGACCGGATGTGCCGTCATGTTTCTGCAGTCGCTCTGTCCTGATGTGAACCTGCTGTCTCTCTACAAAGACAGAGAACAGGGAAAGTTCATCGTTTTCAAAGTCATCAAGCTGACACTTACAGGTGAGCGCTCTAGTTAGACTCCATTGCCTAGTATActaattaaaatgcatttatcaCGACAAATGTGTATTTTCTTGGATGCCACATTTATGAATCCGTATATTCTGTGGTCAGATTCCGCAGGAGGTCTGGGTGGTTATGAGATACTTAAGGTCCATGACGCCGATCCCTTTCTGGGGGTGGAGGTGAAGTTTGAGGACGTGGCAGCATGTCAGCAGTTCCTCGAGAGCTACAGCTCCGGAGCGGTGCGTCAGTCGCTCTCTCAACACGCCTGCCGGCTTCTCGCTCTTCCCCAAGAGTTCACAGTGGAAACTCAGCTCAAGGCCAGCACACACATCCTGGATCTCTATCTGGATAAGCTGGAGCTCTGCCTACAGCACATCCACCTGTCACAGGTACACTGGAcctttctgtttgtctgttcCTCAGCGATTTGAGATGGATCTCCAGTATTTAAAATTTCAGGTACCTAGCCGGGTGAATTAGACTGATTTGCTATTTTTATTTCACGTCATTCATTCAGCCTGACATTATGTTAATATCAGCAGATTTCttcatgtgattttgttttgttttggcccAACCAATCACTAGCGAGTGACATATCCCACCTACttcattttcaatttacagGAAAACTGCGGTTGCAGTTAACTTTTTCACACTGGTTAAAGAAATAAGTCAATTTAAGTGTTCTGCACAATTTAACATTTTTCCCTCAAAAACCTCCATGAGTTTGGGAACCAGAGGCCATACGCTACAGCTCATTgctgcaaaacatttttataaattaaaaccGCTTCAGAAAGATCTTGAATAATAACATCAAAAAGAAGACTTTGTGTTCTCTTTGCGAAGTTTAATTGACATCTGACGCCACGTGTTATGTTATTTCCTGTtggtataaaatgttttttaaaagattttggtaacactttctaaatctataatgtagggctgcaactagattattttaatattcgaataatctgttgattattttctcaattaatggattagttgtttggtctataaaatgtcagaaaatggtgaaaaatgttgatcagtgtttcccaaagcccaagatgacgtcctcaaatgttttgttttgtccacaactcaaagatattcagtttactgtcatagaggagtaaagaaaccagaaaatattcaaattttttcttaagaaattactcaaacagattaatcgattatcaaaatcgTTAGCGATTATTTTAATAGTCGACAACTAGTCGAttgatcgttgcagctctactataATGCATTGTAAACATGGGAGGATTTACACTCAAATAAAAAGTAACTGTTGCTCTCAGAGTTCACCTAAATgtaatcattcattcatttcactcaATATCAATGACctttgtctttttgtgtcaGCCGGAGCGGCTGCGCGATGAGGAGATTGATCATCTGGAGCAGCAGCTTCAGACTCAGGCCCTCGGCCCCACCCCACAGACGACCCCCATCACACAGGAAGAGTCTCCCGTCCCCAGCAACTGCTTCAAGTTTCAGAATAAAGTGTTTGGTGAGTCCAGACGACCATTTCTACTTTAGAGTTTTGTGTAGAGTGTCCTTCACATATGATTGGCCAAAAGAGGTCACGAAAGagatttaaaaatattataatagaTTATATTAGATAAGTAAATATATTAgaagagacttttttttactcccaAGAAGCCGACAAATTCATGTTATCTTTTTCACAACATCCAACACTGACAGCATATGAATTCAGTGCTGTTCATCAGCTGACTGTCTAATCCAACCTTTTATATATTATTCGTCAGTCTATGGGAAGAGATTAGTGCCAGCAGATAATGCATTTGGATTGCATTGATTTGAATTTGTCGACCTCATATTGAACTGTTAAATTAACATTAACTGATGAGGCGCTACAGTGTCTTGAAAGTTAATTTGATTTTCTCATTTAGTTAATTAAAGATTTGATTTCAGTTCATGTAAATGTAGATTCAGCTACTGTGTCTGGGCATCAGGGACTTCTGTTCCCTGAGTGACGCCTCCGAGGCTCCAACAGCCCGAGCTGACCTGGTTTCAATTTGACTCTGATTAAAGGAAAACCGATTTCACAGTGGGTAAAccaaatttgaaataaaaaaactgaaacaaattgATTAATTACATGTGTGAACTCTGTATAGTCTAATGCAGCCGCTAGTATATGAAAGCAACCTGGTGGCTTTTTCATGCTTTAAGCATCAAGCTATGAAATTTGTTGAACTCCCTCAGTGTTGTGAGTAAAATTAGGAATATAGTCCACTTCACAGGGACGCTGAAACAAAACAGAGCTGCTCACGTCAACCTCTTCTCCTGGGAATTGTAAATTGATGTTGATGCTTTTGATGACACAAGGGGGAGTGGGGAAAATATGCCACTAGTGATATTTACTGAAACTGAAATGGAACTAATGTTCAGTATTCATTCACGCTTATTTACAACcataaagctgcactaatcaatatttttgtatCGACAATGGATTAAATGACTTTGggtaatgtgaaaggtgtcgcTTGTACCACTACAAGCTCTGTGGGTTAACCAACAGAGAATTATCTTCATTAAGGGCCATTTCAGCATGATTCAGCTCATTGTTTGGTTTTATTACCTACAATTTTACTCTTTTAGTTAGTTTTCGCCGCTCTCATGTAAGCGTTGTTttcagcagcaggcagctgttttcagctaaAGGCCTCTGATAAGCCCCCTGagcactacctgctcagcaacAAACAGctatgctaacttcctggcctacaaaaatacgtcatccctggagcactctatttaaaattagggctgtcaaagttaacgcgatattaacgcattaacgcaaattcattttaacgccactaatttctttaacacattaatgcagacGATCTTTCATAGGTTATAGTggagtcagttttaaagctagagtgaagatactggcatcatatgaaactaaaaaactaattaaatccATGTGATACtagcatgtcgggaaggagcctaaataatgctgcaaacttgtgctaaaatttggtgaggaaaaactggcatgaccattttcaaaggggtcccttgacctctgacctcaagatatgtgaatgaaaatgggttctatgggtacccacgagtctcccctttacacacatgcccactttatgataattacatgcagtttggggcaagtcatagtcaagtcagctcactgacacactgacagctgttgttgtctgttgggctgcagtttgccatgttatgatttgagcatattattttattctaaattcAGTACCTTTGaggttttctggacaatatttgtcattgttttgtgttgttaattgagttccaataataaatatatacatacatttggataaggcaagcatatttgtccactcccatgttgataagagtattaaatacttgacaaatctccctctaaggtacattttgaacagatacaaaatgtgcgaatcgtgattaaatatttgaatagattgacagcccttattaaaatgtgataatacctaaaagttgtttttaaagcTTGTCACTCTCCCCAAgtgtccaaaaaaaacaacatttaatgcTGTTTTAATGAGATACTGAGCTCCTATTGACAAAAGAAGGAttaatgtatataaaaatacCTGCTGACGTCCTGTAAGGTTATGGTGCAAGTCTATAAGTTATTCTTGTAAATGTTTACTGTCTACACATACATATGCTTATAAACCAAAGTTTACGTCATCACGATTAAGTGGAGTTTACATTAACGTCTGTTCCTTCATCCTTTAGAGGACCGAATGCTGACGGCGACAGATGTTCAGAGCTTTTCTAATGGAGTGGGCCGCCAGTGGAAGCATGTAGGGAGGGCCCTGGGGAAGAGCTGCCGGGCTTTGAAAGGTCTGGCCATAGACAACCTGGCCTACGAGTACGAGAGAGAAGGGCTGTATGAGCAAGCCTATCAGCTGCTCAGCCGCTTCATCCAGGCGGAGGGGAGAGCGGCCAAGCTGAGCCGACTGGTCAAAGCACTGGAGGACTGCAAACTCACCAGCCTGGCTGAAAATATTCTGGACATACAGCCACGAGAGTAACTCGCTGTGCTTTTGTTCTGCGTGTACGAGTCGTGAAAACTGAGGGGCGACAGGTCCTCTCTGCATGAGGAGACTTTGTCCTGCCTGCTTTTGATATGCAGTATGTTTGTTCTTGATTGACTGTCTGTCATTCAAAATCATtcctgtgtgtgggtgtgtgtgcgcatgtgtgtgtgtgtgtgtgtgggtgtgtcagACAGGTTGTGTGAACACATGCTAACATCTGTGAGAATTGATTCATATCTTGATTTGCTTTTCAATTATTAGTATTACTGTTTTCATTTAGAGGAAATGATCTGTCATCACTGTTTTAAAAGATATGCTGTCTTGAGTTTAATGCACTGTTTCAACCTTTTATTTCTGCTTTATACGACAATTTACAGATGAAACCTTCCACAACTGAAggttattgattgtttttttctacaaaatGGGTGCATACAAATTAAATggttgtattaaaaaaaaaaactcttcatgtttgtgtttgatgCATTAGTGtaattaaaactgaaaacataattttgtcAAAATTCCCTCAGGTATAATTTAGTGTTAATCCTCCCTCTCTAccatcactcactcacacacacacacacacacacacacgcacacacacacacacacacacacagacacacacacgtgcacatgcTCATATGATTAAACTGCTGATTGCTGATGTTGtcgctggatgtgtgtgtgtgggcctgCATGTGTCACGTTGTGGGATCTTCAGGCCAGAGAGGTGGAGGTTgcagctgaggtgtgtgtgagtgtgcgtttTGAAGGTTTTATCTAAGCTTGGCTGTCAGAGAGGACATTCACTGATGGATGGGGTCTCTTCAGGTTGAGCTCCTCTGCTGGTTTCCAGTCAGGGTCCACTGTAAACGCCCAACCCCCCTTTTTACTCCACTTGACCATCCATCCAGATGTGATGTGTGGATTAGAAGCTTTTATCACACAAACACTTATTATTGCTATGTGGTACGGCCAACATTGACAGTATAAGttatgataaacacacaca
This window of the Sebastes fasciatus isolate fSebFas1 chromosome 2, fSebFas1.pri, whole genome shotgun sequence genome carries:
- the tradd gene encoding tumor necrosis factor receptor type 1-associated DEATH domain protein isoform X3; the encoded protein is MCASNCVQKMADKSVDRGPWTGCAVMFLQSLCPDVNLLSLYKDREQGKFIVFKVIKLTLTDSAGGLGGYEILKVHDADPFLGVEVKFEDVAACQQFLESYSSGAVRQSLSQHACRLLALPQEFTVETQLKASTHILDLYLDKLELCLQHIHLSQPERLRDEEIDHLEQQLQTQALGPTPQTTPITQEESPVPSNCFKFQNKVFEDRMLTATDVQSFSNGVGRQWKHVGRALGKSCRALKGLAIDNLAYEYEREGLYEQAYQLLSRFIQAEGRAAKLSRLVKALEDCKLTSLAENILDIQPRE
- the tradd gene encoding tumor necrosis factor receptor type 1-associated DEATH domain protein isoform X1 → MGGQGSYDAVSGCDPAGGSVKATNNISFKKMADKSVDRGPWTGCAVMFLQSLCPDVNLLSLYKDREQGKFIVFKVIKLTLTDSAGGLGGYEILKVHDADPFLGVEVKFEDVAACQQFLESYSSGAVRQSLSQHACRLLALPQEFTVETQLKASTHILDLYLDKLELCLQHIHLSQPERLRDEEIDHLEQQLQTQALGPTPQTTPITQEESPVPSNCFKFQNKVFEDRMLTATDVQSFSNGVGRQWKHVGRALGKSCRALKGLAIDNLAYEYEREGLYEQAYQLLSRFIQAEGRAAKLSRLVKALEDCKLTSLAENILDIQPRE
- the tradd gene encoding tumor necrosis factor receptor type 1-associated DEATH domain protein isoform X2, whose product is MGGQGSYDAVSGCDPAGGSVKATNNISFKMADKSVDRGPWTGCAVMFLQSLCPDVNLLSLYKDREQGKFIVFKVIKLTLTDSAGGLGGYEILKVHDADPFLGVEVKFEDVAACQQFLESYSSGAVRQSLSQHACRLLALPQEFTVETQLKASTHILDLYLDKLELCLQHIHLSQPERLRDEEIDHLEQQLQTQALGPTPQTTPITQEESPVPSNCFKFQNKVFEDRMLTATDVQSFSNGVGRQWKHVGRALGKSCRALKGLAIDNLAYEYEREGLYEQAYQLLSRFIQAEGRAAKLSRLVKALEDCKLTSLAENILDIQPRE